AAACTTGCATTTGGTGGAGTAAATGACACCCGGGTTGCTCTATTTGCAGATTGAAGATGGTGACATCATTTGCTTTCAGAAATGTTCTGTTGAAAGTGAAACAGAATTTAGATATCCTGATGTGCCTTCATTTTTGGAATATGTGCACAATCGCCAGGTAAAATAACGCTCGAGTATGTGAGAGGAGAGTTACCATCTAGAATTTCCAAATTCCTGGTTAGGTTCGTGCGGTTTTTAGATTATTGAATATGACTGGCTAATTTAATTAAATGACTGACGATTAATtagatgattttatttttcttttgctgtCATCTTATACTTATTCATAAATTTGGCATGATAATTTGTGCTGGCATTGTATGAACAAGGGTTATTCCTTTCATTGTTCAAATTGTTAGTTTGTTTAATATTGAACTGTTTCATGCTCATTAGATGGTTCATTTTCGATCTTTGGACAGACCAAAGGAGGATGATTTTTCTCTAGAGCTGTGagtatttcttttttaaatcatTCTTCCAGATTACTGGGaaaccttcttcttttttcttttgctgttGTTGCTGTTCTTGTTATTAACTTCATTGGACATCAATTatctttattgatgattttcaaGGTCAAAGTTGCATACCTACGATGACGTGGTGGAGAGAGTGGCTCGTCATATTGGTCTGGATGATCCTTCCAAAATCAGACTTACAGCTCATAACTGCTACTCCCAGCAACCTAAGCCCCAGTCCATCAGATATCGATCACTTGAGCATTTGTCAGATATGTTAGCCCACTACAATCAGGTTGTGACAGGGATAGAGCTTTTACTTTTCTTCTTAACATCATTTTTATGGTTAGTAATATTCAGTGCATTCTTCTTTCTACAGAGCTCCGATATTTTGTACTATGAAGTTTTGGACATTCCTCTGCCAGAATTGCAAGGTTTAAAAACTTTGAAAGTTGCATTCCATCATGCAACAAAAGATGAGGTATTTGGAGAATTTGTCATCCTCTGTTTTCCTTTTGCtctgactttttttttccacactTTGCAACCTTCTGTCATAATTTTTGTGAACTTTTTTCAGGTTGTTATTCACAATATTAGATTGCCTAAGCAGAGCACTGTCGGAGATGTGATTAATGAGCTGAAAACAAAGGTAAACTGAAGTTATTTCAAACTTTTATATACTGTAGATGACGGTTTTTAATTTGTAGTAAGATTATCCATCAACAGGGACTTCCTTCCCAGTCTGTATTACCTTAACTTTTCATATCATTTACTTGGTTGAACTAATCTCTCTTTTACCTTTTaaagtaggttttttttttctttatgctgttttttttttcaatagttTGAAGAACTAGCTTTAGCTAGATTGAAGTGCAATTGCATCCTAGATTGATATGTTAACAGTTAAATATTATCTAATATATTTTCTCTTGGTGcatcttttttttccaattaattTTCTGGGAAGCAGTCTCAAATTGGTTGTCCTTTGTATTTGTTTCGAGTTGATATGGTTATTGATTAAGCTTGAGAGATCATCTTTGTTTGTATTTCGGAACATATCGTAGACATCATTTGGTGGTAGGCTGGTAgctattatttttgtttaactAAGGGAAATATCTATAGATTCTGCGAagttcttgttttttctttagcTTATTCTTTATTTGTTCGCATTATAAATTTACTTTTCGGGTGGATCCTTAAACAGGTAGAGTTGTCTCATCCAAATGCTGAACTCAGACTACTTGAAGTTTTCTATCACAAGATTTATAAGGTGATGGGTTTTTCATTAGTTCAACAACGActattgttgtttttgtgtttttccaaGGTCAAATGATTGATGTGGTAAAAAGTGATGCTTCCCACTGTGTTTCTAGTTTATGTGGCTGATTTTGTCAGTACAATTGTTCAACTTTGGACCTATTATTTGGTGTTAGTTCTCTCTTGTGTGACCTATAATTCTGCTCTTTCATCCTTGCAGATCTTCCCTCCCAATGAAAAGATTGAGAATATAAATGACCAGTACTGGACATTGCGGGCAGAGGAGGCAAGtgcattttttttgtcttttaagcACTCACCCCTCCCGGTCGAGCTGTTGgattttttgtttgcttatcttCTATGATCTGTGTATATGGACAATGGATATCATGGGAACTAAAAGTTGCACGGGCATCTTTAAGTATGGCGTAGACAATGCATGCCTTTGTGTTTCATATCTAACTGTTTTCTATTAGCTTAAAAGTATGCTGTTATTGCTATTTTCTCAAGATTAATTATTCGGCATTCTTGTAATTTGCAATTAAGATTCTGTTAAGGGTTGGAGATGGACATTCTTTGTGCCAAGGCGAACTGTTGCATTTTGGTTTATTTGGTTCGGTCATTTCAAAAATGGTGATAGATTTCTTTTGCTTGTTTCTacttttgtttattgttttttcgtttttgaaaaaacaaaatctaTTTTGTCCTTGTCCCTTTCTTAGgaagattttttttgggtaaccaaaGAGCTTATTAATTAAACAGATATTCCTCTTCTGTTATTAGGCCCAAATGAAATCCCACCCGTCTTTAGAGTATTGTCTTTGTTGTTAATTTCACATTTCCTCTTTGTTGTTTCAGATCCCTGAGGAAGAGAAGAACATTGGTCCGCACGATCGCTTGATTCATGTTTATCACTTTACGAAAGACTCTGCGCAGAATCAAATGGTATTAAATTGTCAACAGATTATGCATTTCCCGTTGTTTGTTTGAAGCTATTTGGTTTTCATAATAGAGCATTGCGATTAAGAACAGAAACAAGCATGTTTAGGTTATTATGTTTGTctatattttgtttcttctacAGCAACCACAAAATTTTGGGGAGCCATTTTTTATGGTTATCCATGAAACTGAAACTTTGGCGGATGTTAAATTACGAATACAACAGAAATTACAAATTGCAGATGAGGAATTCTCAAAGGTATTTTCTTTCCCTCTACAATACTTTCTTTGGGTAGCTCCTTACATTTCAGGCGTTATATTAATGaaattctgtgtttttttttcttcacataaTACATTATATGTTCAGTTATGAATTGACTTGGTCATTTTCCCTATTTTTGGTTTTGCCCAGTGGAGATTTGCATTTATGGCACTGGGTCGTCCAGAGTACCTGCAGGACTCTGACGTGGTATTTACTCGGTTTCAGGTgcgtttattattattattttcttcttaatttttaatgtttttaccTTTAGTACCTAAGAGATTTGTCTTTCCAAACATgaaacttactttaaaaataaaatggtATTTGTCCAACatgttctctctttttccccCCTAAAAACAATCTGGAAAAAAACCTGAAATTGTTATGGTACCAAACGGGCTataaataaatagaattatTGTGATTAGTACTTGGTActtgattatttttctttttaaataaatCAATGTCCTTGGATCAATATTTCAGAGAAAAGATGTGTATGGTGCTTGGGAGCAATACCTTGGGTTGGAGCACTCGGATAATGCTCCCAAGAGGGCTTATGCTGTAAATCAGGTAATTTAATATCATTCTACTATTTCCTCATATCCTCAAATTACTAGAACTATCTCCATTTGGTTATTTATGATGCATTCAGTATGGGTCCTTTTAAGGTTCCCATTGTTTAGGAACTTCAGATTGTTTAGTTTTGCGTACATATTACTTGTTATTGAGTTTTCTATATGTTTATTCATTTGGGTGTGAAAGCATCATGAATCAGTATTGTTCATGCTGAAACCAAATTAGTTTTGCGTACAGATACttgttatttagttttctatATGTTTATTCATTTAGGGTGTAAAAGCATCTCGAAGCGGTCTTGTTCATGCTCAAACCAGTTAATGGAATGAAATAATCTAAATTTTTGTTGTTATTGTCAAATGATTCTCCCCGAAACATTGCAGAACCGTCACACATATGAGAAGCCTGTTAAAATATACAACTAGTAAGGAGCTGCTAATCCTCCACCATCATGTTGGGGGGTATTGCACTTGCTTCGTGCCACAACAGAGTCATGCCACAATTCCATTGTGGAACTTGACAGGGTGATGCTGAACGGAATATCTGAGAGACAGAACGAAGCTTTCATTGAGGTTCCTTCTGTAGGACATGATTGGTTTTGTAGGctatatgtatatttttcccGCTGTGGGTTGGGAAAGGGAGAAGTGTATTCTTAGTGTAGTGTGTGTTTATGTTCTCACACCCCATTTGTGCCCATTGTTCTTCTCTTATCATGAAGGCACCTACTTGCTTTGAGAGAAGGTGGTGGCTTTTTATATACAGCTCTTGTGTAACCTGTAGAGGTACATAAGATGATTTTGATGAGGGGTTGTACACCGGGTATAGTtggtgtcatttttttttatttctcgtcaacttttttttttttataattatttttggatTTTAATTTGGAGTTAGAGGGAATTCCTTGTAAAATAGTTCGGTTGAATTAACGATTATGGTCTCAGGATTGTCGAAGCGAACAGTACTGCTCAACCTCATAGATGTCTTTTATGGCAGCTCCTCTATACTTGATTTGAATTGTTGCTCTGCCTTAAGTCAGCAGTGTGATTAAAACTGCGACAaccttttccccttttttttttgccgtATAAGCAAGTCGGCATTGGCGGATTTGAACTCATGGCTAAGAGGTCACGGGCCTTCACTTCACTGTAAACGACCTTACGTATGGGACccaacatttttcttttgttgttgaaaTCTTCATCTGATATGATATTTGATTACTAACTACTGCTGCCAAGCCCTAATGACAACCTAAATATTTTATTGTGTCCATATGGCTTGCCCCATTTTCATACGGTTTGGAGTCCCAACCCCGTTTTTCTAATCCGTCTGCCCTTGGAACGGTGAACGGCATTCAATCACAGCAATACCCTTGGGCATCGAAAGTGAAGACATTAAATTGGGGAAATTTTGAAAGGAAAGTTAACAAGtccttttcatttgttttaaattttattagaaaatattttcttatagAATTATGGGAAAAGAAGATAACGTCCTAAATCTTGTTAACCATTTTTAATCaaacgacatatatatatatatatatatatatggccactaagttatattttcaaaattttcattaccGTGATTGAATTGGATATTTATCCTAATCAGACAAATCGGAACGAGAAAGAGGTTAATTACTGTCCAGATTTTACCGTCAATTCACAACTGACACCTATTGTCCGATAATACTCGATTCTGACCTTCTGCGACCTGacgtcacaaaaaaaaaatcagtattCCTCCCGCTTCGGATATTCTCTTACTCATTTTCCGGGAGGGGAAAAGAAAATCGAAGTGAAAGTGACGGAAGGGAAAAGCAAATATGCCAGAAACAATCATCTTGATAACAAGCAGTGAGGAGGAAGAATATGGAAGAGATGACGCAGTGAAGTATAAGGAGGAAGAGGACAGATTGTTTGCAGATCCGACTGATTTTGACAACGACAAGGCCTTGTCGGAGGATGAACTTCCtagaaggagaaagaagaggaagagaaggaaaaacaaaattaagcacTATATTGAGTTTCATGTAGCTCAAGCGCAACTAAATGTGAGTGGAATACTTGGTTAATCACTGTTTGTTTGAAATTCTTACTTTCTTTGAACTCTTTTTGTTCTCTCTCCCTAGGTTCTTTGTTAACTGAAAGGGGAAAAACCAAGCGGTTAAATAAATCGAGTGTTTGCTTCtgttgatttgatttttcaGCTCTTATTTTgctaattttattttgaaattcgAGTTGAGAAATGATtgtttgttcttagaagccacGGTTTTGGTGATTTCAGGTCGATAATGCAAATCACAAAGAGGATAATCGCAATTATAGAGGTGTTGAAATGGCTCGAGTGTTGAAAACGGAGATACCAAAGAAAGATGAACCTCAAAAGCTTGAGGTGAGTTGAACTGCCACTTTTAGTTTACTACATATTTTTGGGCTAAGCTCTGTAATCTTGGCAAGGTTAATGGAGGCATGTCCACTTCTGGTTGGAATATCTAGTGATGAGATCTTAGTAGTGTAAAAGTTCAAAAGTATTTACATCTGATGGTTTCTTGGTTATGACTTGGTATGttgtttgttttgctttctAAAGGATTTGAAAGAAGTTTGTTCATGATCATTGACAACCATACCCATCATGTTAAACTCTCATATGGAATTAAATTCCAGCTACTGCTTCTGCTTGTCATTGTTCTGTTAAGGGAAATGTTGTTTACCATCATTAATGAATGAAGAGATGAAGTGGCATGACATCTATTGTATGAACTATTCCTGTTATGTTAAAACTTTTACTTTCTGTGGCTTGTGTGGGCTTTAGGTATCTCCTGCCATGCTAAAGGAGCAAATCAATGCGGCTAATGTGGAAAGAGCAGAAGCACTAGCAGCTGGTAATGGGGCTAACTCGGTGGTAGTGATCGATCTTAGTTCATCTGATTCCCAAAGTGATGAAGGGAATTCAAGATATTGCTGCGGTGTTGGAAAAATGGCGCCAGGAGTGGCCATCACAgggacaaagaaaaagaagaggaggagatggagatggagaaggAAGTTAAAAATCATCAAAGAAGAGACGACTGATTTGGTTTTTACTCACTTTACATTTATCAGTTATCACACAAGCTTTTTGCATTTGACACTAGATTGAATACCTTCTACATATGATTATGACATTTCTTGATATCTGATTCTTCTTAGTATCTTGTTCTTGCATCAAGACTGATTTATTTTGAGTAGTTCATAGTTCACATTTTCTTCGAAACAATGACTTTTGCATTTGCCTTACGGCTGTTTACCATTATTGACTTATTGCATACAAGCCACTTTAGCCCTAGATAAAGATTTCATTCACAATTTACACTTAATGTGGTAAGATACAGAAAGGTCTATCCGTGGAatggaaactttttttttaataatctttATGAACTCAATAAAAGAGGAGATAAGTGAAACGTTGACAAtaaacataattgccaagcaaCTGCTGATGAAAAGAGAAACAAGGATCATGGAAAACATGTCCACCTTAATTGTTAATATGTACATTCAAAATTAAGTGTAAATGGTTGTCATTCTCCATGGTGAACACAAGCAAAATTAGGGACTACAGGTTAGACTTTAGAGCATTAGCTATTGTAATCAAGTCCTTCCAACAAGCATGATGATAAAATCTCATCAAACGtaattcaaatatatatttctaCATTATCCTTCTTAATTTTGCTGCTTGCTTTGCGTTGTCCATAATTACATTACAGAGCCCATGTCGGAGTTTTATATGGCACTTATTGAACAGCATATTGAGAAGTTCGTATGTTCTTTTACAGCAGGCAGATAGGCAAGAATACCTGGACATAGGAAATTTCATggaaacaaaatcaattgaGATAGAAAACAATATTGTGCTACGACAGCTTCTTGTAGGTTAAGCTGATAATCTTTTGGTTGCTACTTTATAATGTCACGTCTTATGTCTTGGCGCTAAATTGTCCCATAATTTTTTGTTATAGCGAAGACCAAGATATTTTGATCATCCAGGTAGCAGATTGAGTCTATGTCTTCATTGTGGTGAAGAATCCCATACCAAAGAGAACTGTACActgcagaagaagaaaaaaccatGCTACCGTTGCGCGAGTTTTGAACACAACGGGAAACGCTGTAGAAAGGTTTAGTAACATTTGATATTGCCTTTCTGCTTGATGGTGCATTCTATGAATCCCTTTTCATGTCTGCGCCTTTTGAATTGATGACAATCACTATACTATTTACGTTGTTCTTCAGTTATTTTCAATATTATGGCATTCGTATCTACAAATCATCATAGTTTTTGGAACTTTCTTAAATTTAGTTGATAATTCTATGATTCTGTATGCTTAAAATTCCATAAGAACTTACAACCATTTTTGTTACTTGCTGAGAGTCAATCTTGATATTACAGCTGTCCCAGGGTTACCTTAACCGCAAACAAAGTGGCAGTCATTCTTTGGAGGAACTTCATGACCAAAGATCGAGTCCCATTAGTTGTTTACGATGTGGGGACTCTGGGCATGATATGTTTTCATGTGGGAATGACTATTCTGCCGAAGATCTCAAGGTCACTGTGTACCTACCATGTTCCTCTTTTTATGTCTGCTTTCCATTTTACCTTATTTTGACTGCATACCGTACAACAAACTGCACTCGTTTAAATCTAAATGGATCTGCACCGCACCCTCATCATTGACATTATGGTTCGCCCTCTGCGCAGGAGATACAGTGTTATGTGTGCAGGAATTATGGTCACCTCTGTTGTGTTGACTTTCCTGATAGCGGTGTAATACAAGTTTCTTGTTACAACTGTGGCCAATCTGGCCATCTGGGCTCTGTAAGTAATATAATATTGCGCTTTTCATTCTTCGAGCATGGTAATTATTGTGCTATTAGTGTCGACAAGAGAAATTTACTAATCTTATGGAGGTTACGGTTTAAGGAATGCACGAAGCCATGTAGAGCCACCAATGGCTCCAAATCTCCTGCGTTGTGGTACAACTGTGGACAAGGTGGTCATTTGGCATGAAGATGCATTTATTATGCAGAGGTAACTTTGTTGCTCGACTTTGGCTAAAACTTGGCTACATAGTTTCTCTCCGCGTTCTCGCGCACTCATTGGAGCATGCCCATAAGTTCCATGACACATTGATATTTTCTGATAAAATTCATCTTGATCAATCTTCTGCAGGATGAAGAAAGAACAGTAAGTATCCCGTTCTTGAACTCAAAATCTTTATCAGAGAATGAAAAGTGCCTATGATAGCTGGTCAACTAAACTAGAGGCTTGAGTGGTGTACAATGGGCTCCATTGTTGATAGAAATGCTGGATGGGTGAATAGAGTTTACGGACTAACCCAACAACCTTAAAGGGCTAATGCAGATGGATCTTTTCTAAGTTATGGGTAAAGCAGGTAAGAGTTTGACCATTATCTTGGCATTCCAATTTCACATATTTACAATTCAAGATTTCATTGTTATGGCATTGTAGCACCCACTAGTTATATTTAAAATGTTAAGATAAATACGTATGCAAGCCTCATGGGTAGGCGGTAGCAACTGAGAAGTAACATCCTTTAGCTAGTCTTTTCTACACACTGATGATATGGATGTTATGCATCGCACTTACCTTTGTGATAAGGCTAAGGATTAGGATTTGATTCTCATACCAGAGCTGATCATCAGGCCCGAAGCCCACCTGACCCAGCCCCTTGGCCCGGTAAATTATGGGCTTGGACGGCCATTTTAGGCCTGTGGGCTGGACccagtttcaataaattttcgGTCCGTTCATGTGTTTGGTGCCTTAAGTCTTAAATCTTGGAGCGGCCTGATCAATCCCAGGCAAGCCAACCCTTGCTGGGCCTGGCCTTTGGGAGGAAAGGTTTCACCCAGGTCATCAGGCCCAAGCTTGGCCTGATGCTTTGGTCACGGATTTTTCCGTTAGGATTTGATTCTCCTACCAATTCCATAGCTATTAGTTGATCATCAGGCCCGAAGCCCACCTGACATAGCCCCCTGGCCCGGTAAAAGAATGGGCTTGGTCAGCCATTTCACTATTTTAGGCGTGTGAACTAGACCCAGGTTTAAAAAGTTGGCCCCAACATAGTTTCAAAGCACTGAAGCAGGCTTGGGTTTTGTGCCTGATCAACCCCGGGCCAGCCATGCCTTGCCCGGCCCTGCAAGGAAAGGTTTGGCCCATCAGCAGCCGCTGATGCAACTTCTACCTGTGTCTGAAACAATCCAGAGGCAAACTGCATCAAAGACATCGTAATTCCCACTTCAATGTGCATATGATACTCTGTAATAATCATAAATTCATCACAGGATTTCAACTATGTTCTTAAAGGTTGCTATACCGGCCTCACCTTACTTGAGTTGTaaagtaaaactaaaatcttAGCACAAAGAACAACAAATGGTTCACTACTACATGTTCAAGGTATAAGAACTGACTAAACTAATAAAACTTGATAAGAGAACAAAATTCTATTGTCATGAAAAGATTTCTTCGAGGATTTCTTAACGGTTAGCCTTGGCAACTCTCTCAATCTCGTCCTTCTTCTTGATGGCATAACTGAACATGCCACAATTAAGATCATGTAAGCATACAAGAACACAGCATATCAGCAAATGAATTACAAATAAGATGGACCATATAGAATAGTCGACAACACGACAGGCTACAACCAAAGTTTAAGTCTTGCGAATTTAGCAGACAAAGCCATGGTTACCTGTTAGACGAACCCTTTGCTGCATTAATGAGCTCATCAGCAAGACACTCGGCAATACTCGATGTTTCTGAATGCAGATTCACGAGCACCAGTGGTCAGGAGATAGATGGCCTGGTTTACACGACGAAGAGGAGAAATATCAACAGCCTGACGCCTGACCACACTTGCAGACCCAATCCTAGTAGCATCATCTTCACGGGGTCCACTGCAGAAACATTAAGAGACTGCAATAATTAGACCTGAGAATTGCAAATAGCACCAAGCTAAACCAACACACAAATGTAAATAGCCAACTCTTCAAACGGTCCTCATACCCTTGGGCTGAAGTACACAAG
The window above is part of the Tripterygium wilfordii isolate XIE 37 chromosome 3, ASM1340144v1, whole genome shotgun sequence genome. Proteins encoded here:
- the LOC119995056 gene encoding uncharacterized protein LOC119995056 isoform X1, translating into MPETIILITSSEEEEYGRDDAVKYKEEEDRLFADPTDFDNDKALSEDELPRRRKKRKRRKNKIKHYIEFHVAQAQLNVDNANHKEDNRNYRGVEMARVLKTEIPKKDEPQKLEVSPAMLKEQINAANVERAEALAAGNGANSVVVIDLSSSDSQSDEGNSRYCCGVGKMAPGVAITGTKKKKRRRWRWRRKLKIIKEETTDLQADRQEYLDIGNFMETKSIEIENNIVLRQLLRRPRYFDHPGSRLSLCLHCGEESHTKENCTLQKKKKPCYRCASFEHNGKRCRKLSQGYLNRKQSGSHSLEELHDQRSSPISCLRCGDSGHDMFSCGNDYSAEDLKEIQCYVCRNYGHLCCVDFPDSGVIQVSCYNCGQSGHLGSECTKPCRATNGSKSPALWYNCGQGGHLA
- the LOC119995056 gene encoding uncharacterized protein LOC119995056 isoform X2 yields the protein MPETIILITSSEEEEYGRDDAVKYKEEEDRLFADPTDFDNDKALSEDELPRRRKKRKRRKNKIKHYIEFHVAQAQLNVDNANHKEDNRNYRGVEMARVLKTEIPKKDEPQKLEVSPAMLKEQINAANVERAEALAAGNGANSVVVIDLSSSDSQSDEGNSRYCCGVGKMAPGVAITGTKKKKRRRWRWRRKLKIIKEETTDLADRQEYLDIGNFMETKSIEIENNIVLRQLLRRPRYFDHPGSRLSLCLHCGEESHTKENCTLQKKKKPCYRCASFEHNGKRCRKLSQGYLNRKQSGSHSLEELHDQRSSPISCLRCGDSGHDMFSCGNDYSAEDLKEIQCYVCRNYGHLCCVDFPDSGVIQVSCYNCGQSGHLGSECTKPCRATNGSKSPALWYNCGQGGHLA